The proteins below come from a single Pseudomonadota bacterium genomic window:
- a CDS encoding SpoVR family protein, translated as MTHRIISEDSDWTFTLIEKYDHVLAELAAEYGLDTYPNQLEIITAEQMMDAYSSVGMPINYHHWSFGKQFLNVEKAYRRGFMGLAYEIVINSNPCIAYLMEENTLPMQALVIAHACYGHNSFFKGNYLFRAWTNADAIIDYLEFARNFIHDCEERYGQEAVELLLDSCHALMNQGVDRYKRPSPLSLQEERARQREREDYLQRQVNELWRTIPEYANKGNASKDDKHQRFPAEPQENLLYFIEKNAPLLEPWQREVVRIVRKVAQYFYPQRQTQVMNEGWATFWHYTLLNRLYDEGYCSDGFMIEFLQSHTNVVYQPSFDSPHYSGLNPYTLGFSIFTDLKRMCDDPTDEDRYWFPDIAGSDWQPALDFAMRNFKDESFIAQYLSPRVMRELRLFDVLDDESEETLEIAAIHDEAGYRRLRTALADNYNLHSREPNIQVYEVNHRGDRSLTVRHQQYNDRPLNKDAALEVTRHLRRLWGFRVRVDTVGSSGKAETIAEI; from the coding sequence ATGACCCATCGGATCATCTCGGAAGACTCCGACTGGACCTTCACGCTTATTGAGAAGTACGACCACGTACTCGCCGAGCTTGCCGCCGAGTACGGCTTGGACACGTACCCGAACCAGCTCGAGATCATCACCGCCGAGCAGATGATGGATGCCTACTCTTCCGTTGGCATGCCCATCAACTACCACCACTGGAGCTTCGGCAAGCAGTTCCTAAACGTGGAGAAAGCCTATCGCCGCGGCTTCATGGGCCTCGCCTACGAGATCGTGATCAACTCCAACCCGTGCATCGCGTACCTCATGGAGGAGAACACGCTGCCCATGCAGGCGCTGGTGATCGCCCACGCCTGTTACGGCCACAACTCCTTCTTCAAGGGCAACTACCTCTTCCGCGCATGGACCAATGCGGATGCGATCATCGACTACCTTGAGTTCGCCCGTAACTTTATCCATGACTGCGAAGAGCGCTACGGCCAAGAGGCGGTTGAACTGCTCCTCGACTCCTGCCACGCCCTGATGAACCAGGGCGTTGACCGCTACAAGCGTCCCTCACCGCTCTCCCTGCAAGAAGAGCGCGCCCGCCAGCGTGAGCGCGAAGACTATCTGCAGCGTCAGGTCAACGAGCTATGGCGCACGATTCCTGAGTACGCGAACAAGGGCAACGCCTCGAAGGACGACAAGCATCAGCGTTTCCCCGCGGAGCCGCAGGAAAACCTGCTCTACTTCATCGAGAAGAACGCGCCACTGCTGGAGCCCTGGCAGCGTGAAGTCGTGCGCATCGTTCGCAAGGTGGCGCAGTACTTCTATCCACAGCGCCAGACACAAGTGATGAACGAGGGTTGGGCCACCTTCTGGCACTACACGCTGCTGAACCGCCTCTACGACGAGGGCTACTGCAGCGACGGCTTCATGATCGAGTTCCTGCAGTCCCACACCAACGTGGTCTACCAGCCGAGCTTCGACAGCCCGCACTACTCGGGCCTCAACCCGTACACGCTGGGCTTCTCGATCTTCACGGATTTGAAGCGCATGTGCGATGACCCGACGGACGAGGATCGCTACTGGTTCCCGGACATCGCAGGAAGCGACTGGCAACCCGCGCTCGACTTCGCGATGCGCAACTTCAAGGATGAGAGCTTCATCGCGCAGTACTTGAGCCCGCGGGTGATGCGGGAGCTGCGGCTCTTCGATGTGCTGGATGATGAGAGTGAGGAGACGCTGGAGATCGCGGCCATCCATGATGAGGCAGGGTATCGGCGGTTGCGGACGGCCTTGGCGGACAACTACAACCTGCACAGCCGCGAGCCGAACATTCAGGTGTATGAGGTGAACCACCGGGGCGATAGGAGCCTGACGGTGCGGCATCAGCAATACAACGATCGTCCGTTGAACAAGGACGCTGCGTTAGAGGTGACCCGTCACCTGCGGCGGTTGTGGGGCTTTCGGGTGCGGGTGGATACGGTGGGGTCTAGCGGGAAGGCGGAGACGATCGCCGAGATCTGA
- a CDS encoding YeaH/YhbH family protein, with product MSLIVDRRADAKKKSIVNRQRFLQRFKHQLKKAVNDAASGRSITEINKGEKVTIPARDISEPQFKIGDGGRRDIVHPGNKEFTAGDRVQRPKGGKGGRGGKASKDGQGEDDFAFELSRQEFLDFMFEDLELPHLVKKELTRLPDYKTVRAGYTLDGVPANINVVRSLRGSLARRIAMGGPLRGQLKVLEAEFDALSDDDKEGDRGQELEEQMRSLRTRLRAIPFLDTVDLRYNHRIKQPQPSTQAVMFCLMDVSGSMTQERKDLAKQFFILLYLFLQRNYERIDVVFIRHHTVAIEVEEDEFFHSRETGGTVVSSALNLTRDIIRDRYPSNAWNIYCAQASDGDNWPDDSPGCRAILSEELLPLMQYFAYIEITPASHQRLWQEYEIVKEAHPNFAMQQIDGANDIYPVFRKLFARQLSS from the coding sequence GTGTCACTGATCGTCGACAGGCGAGCCGATGCCAAGAAGAAAAGCATCGTCAATCGCCAGCGCTTCCTTCAGCGCTTCAAGCATCAACTGAAGAAGGCCGTGAACGACGCGGCCTCCGGCCGCAGCATCACGGAGATCAACAAGGGCGAGAAGGTGACGATTCCCGCCCGCGACATCTCCGAGCCGCAGTTCAAGATCGGCGACGGGGGACGGCGCGACATCGTGCACCCGGGCAACAAGGAATTCACCGCCGGCGATCGCGTGCAGCGACCGAAGGGCGGCAAGGGCGGTCGCGGGGGCAAGGCGAGTAAGGACGGCCAGGGCGAGGATGACTTCGCCTTCGAGTTGAGCCGCCAGGAGTTCCTCGACTTTATGTTCGAGGATCTCGAGCTGCCCCACCTGGTAAAGAAGGAGCTCACCCGCCTCCCCGACTACAAGACCGTGCGCGCCGGCTACACGCTGGACGGGGTGCCAGCCAACATCAACGTGGTGCGCTCCCTGCGCGGCTCCCTCGCCCGACGCATCGCCATGGGCGGCCCGCTGCGCGGCCAGCTAAAGGTCTTGGAAGCCGAGTTCGACGCACTGAGCGACGACGACAAGGAAGGCGATCGCGGCCAGGAGCTCGAGGAGCAGATGCGCTCCCTGCGCACGCGCCTGCGTGCTATTCCGTTCCTGGACACGGTGGACCTGCGCTACAACCACCGTATCAAGCAGCCGCAGCCGAGCACCCAGGCGGTGATGTTCTGCCTGATGGACGTCTCCGGCTCCATGACCCAGGAGCGCAAGGACCTCGCCAAGCAGTTCTTCATCCTTCTTTACCTGTTCTTACAGCGGAATTACGAGCGCATCGATGTGGTGTTTATTCGCCACCACACGGTGGCCATCGAGGTGGAGGAGGACGAGTTCTTCCACTCGCGCGAGACTGGCGGTACGGTGGTGTCCAGCGCTTTGAACCTCACGCGTGACATCATCCGCGACCGCTACCCCTCGAACGCGTGGAACATCTACTGCGCCCAGGCCTCCGACGGCGACAACTGGCCCGACGACTCTCCCGGCTGCCGCGCCATCTTGAGCGAGGAGCTGCTGCCGCTAATGCAGTACTTCGCCTACATCGAGATCACACCCGCGAGTCACCAGCGCTTGTGGCAGGAATACGAGATCGTGAAGGAAGCCCACCCGAACTTCGCCATGCAGCAGATCGACGGCGCCAATGATATCTATCCCGTGTTCCGCAAGCTCTTTGCCCGTCAGCTCAGCTCATGA
- a CDS encoding PrkA family serine protein kinase: MDIFERHQQRYKGTEEEVMSLQDYLQLCKQEPATYANAAERLLMAIGEPRMVDTRDDPRLSRIFQNKMLRLYPAFEDFYGMEETIEQIVSYLKHAAQGLEERKQILYLLGPVGGGKSSLAEKLKQLIEHMPIYALEGSPINESPLGLFDPTEDAAILEEDYGIPRRYLNTIMSPWAVKRLQEFNGDVTRFRVVKRYPSRLAQIGVAKTEPGDENNQDISSLVGKVDIRKLENFAQHDPDAYSFSGGLCLANQGVMEFVEMFKAPIKVLHPLLTATQEGNYNGTEGMGAIPFEGLILAHSNESEWQAFKSNRNNEAFLDRVYIVKVPYCLRVSDEVKIYEKLLTSSSLSEAPCAPDTLEMLSQFSVLSRVKEPENSSVFSKMRVYDGENLKDTDPKAKSIREYQDYAGVDEGMAGLSTRFAFKILSRVFNFDHTEVAANPVHLLYVLEQQILREQFPPEVEERYLGFIKNYLQPNYAKFIGEELQKAYLESYAEYGQNLFDRYVTYADFWLQDQHYRDPDTGELLDRAALNEELEKIEKPAGISNPKDFRNEVVNFVLRARAKHSGKNPKWTSYEKLRIVIEKKMFSKTEDLLPVISFNAKASDEDQKKHQDFVDRMVDKGYTPKQVRLLSEWYLRVRKTS; encoded by the coding sequence ATGGACATTTTCGAGCGGCATCAGCAGCGGTACAAAGGCACGGAGGAGGAGGTGATGAGCCTCCAGGATTACCTCCAACTGTGTAAGCAGGAACCAGCGACCTACGCCAACGCCGCCGAGCGCCTGTTGATGGCGATCGGCGAGCCACGAATGGTCGATACGCGCGATGATCCGCGCCTATCGCGCATCTTCCAGAACAAGATGCTGCGCCTGTACCCAGCGTTCGAAGATTTCTACGGCATGGAGGAGACCATCGAACAGATCGTCTCTTACCTGAAGCACGCCGCCCAAGGACTCGAAGAGCGCAAGCAGATCCTCTACCTGCTGGGCCCCGTGGGCGGCGGCAAGTCCTCCCTCGCCGAGAAGCTTAAGCAGCTGATCGAGCACATGCCGATCTACGCGCTCGAGGGCTCGCCAATCAACGAATCTCCCTTAGGGCTGTTCGACCCAACTGAGGACGCCGCCATCCTGGAAGAGGATTACGGCATCCCACGCCGCTACCTGAACACGATCATGTCGCCCTGGGCCGTGAAGCGCCTGCAGGAGTTCAACGGCGACGTCACCCGCTTCCGCGTGGTCAAGCGCTACCCCTCACGCCTGGCGCAGATCGGTGTAGCGAAGACAGAGCCTGGCGATGAGAACAACCAAGACATCTCTTCGCTGGTTGGCAAGGTCGACATCCGCAAGCTCGAGAACTTCGCCCAGCACGACCCGGATGCCTACAGTTTCTCCGGCGGCCTGTGCCTCGCCAACCAAGGCGTAATGGAGTTCGTGGAGATGTTCAAGGCACCTATCAAGGTGCTTCATCCCCTGCTCACGGCCACGCAGGAGGGCAACTACAACGGCACTGAAGGCATGGGTGCGATCCCCTTCGAAGGGCTGATCCTCGCCCACTCCAATGAGTCGGAGTGGCAGGCCTTCAAGTCGAACCGCAACAACGAAGCCTTCCTCGATCGCGTGTACATCGTGAAGGTGCCCTACTGCCTGCGCGTCTCCGACGAGGTAAAGATCTACGAGAAACTTCTCACTAGCAGCAGCCTGAGCGAGGCGCCATGCGCCCCCGACACGCTGGAGATGCTCTCCCAGTTCTCCGTCCTGTCCCGCGTGAAGGAGCCAGAGAACTCAAGCGTCTTCTCGAAGATGCGCGTGTACGACGGCGAGAATCTGAAGGACACGGACCCCAAGGCGAAGTCTATCCGCGAGTACCAGGACTACGCCGGCGTCGACGAAGGCATGGCTGGGCTTTCCACCCGCTTCGCCTTCAAAATCCTCTCGCGCGTGTTCAACTTCGACCACACCGAAGTGGCGGCGAACCCCGTGCACCTGCTCTACGTGCTGGAGCAGCAGATCCTGCGCGAGCAATTCCCGCCAGAAGTGGAGGAACGCTACCTAGGTTTCATCAAGAACTACCTGCAGCCGAACTACGCCAAGTTCATCGGCGAAGAGCTGCAAAAGGCCTACCTCGAGTCCTACGCCGAGTACGGCCAGAACCTCTTCGACCGCTACGTGACCTACGCAGACTTCTGGCTCCAGGATCAGCACTACCGCGACCCGGACACCGGTGAGCTCCTCGATCGTGCCGCCCTCAATGAGGAGCTGGAGAAGATCGAGAAGCCCGCGGGCATCTCGAACCCGAAGGACTTCCGCAACGAGGTGGTCAACTTCGTGTTACGCGCCCGCGCCAAGCACTCGGGCAAGAACCCGAAGTGGACCAGCTACGAGAAGCTGCGCATCGTCATCGAGAAGAAGATGTTCTCGAAGACCGAAGACCTCCTGCCGGTGATCTCCTTCAACGCCAAGGCGTCCGACGAGGATCAGAAGAAGCACCAGGACTTCGTCGACCGCATGGTGGATAAGGGCTACACGCCGAAGCAAGTGCGTCTGCTCAGCGAGTGGTATCTGCGCGTTCGAAAGACCAGCTAA
- a CDS encoding DUF4332 domain-containing protein, whose protein sequence is MTKLTEIEGIGAAYAEKLSADGIGTTEKLLEAGCTKAGRKKISTQCDISEKLVLKWVNRADLARVKGIGEEYADLLELAGVDTVPELAQRNASNLHAKMAEVNEEKKAVRQLPSADTVSGWIDQAKDLPRVVTH, encoded by the coding sequence ATGACCAAGCTTACCGAGATCGAGGGGATCGGCGCGGCGTACGCGGAGAAGCTGTCCGCAGACGGCATCGGCACCACCGAGAAGCTGCTCGAGGCGGGCTGCACCAAGGCCGGTCGCAAGAAGATCTCCACCCAGTGCGATATCAGCGAGAAGCTCGTGCTGAAGTGGGTCAACCGTGCTGACCTTGCGCGGGTGAAGGGCATCGGCGAGGAGTACGCGGATCTGCTGGAGCTCGCGGGCGTCGACACCGTGCCCGAGCTGGCTCAGCGCAACGCGTCCAACCTGCACGCCAAGATGGCCGAAGTGAACGAAGAGAAGAAGGCGGTTCGCCAGCTGCCGAGTGCCGACACAGTCTCCGGTTGGATCGATCAGGCCAAAGATCTGCCGCGCGTTGTCACGCACTAG
- a CDS encoding alpha/beta hydrolase, translating into MQPTELRLATPGLTLAARLWAAKTPAQGAVPILAVHGFQDNAASFDRLATAWLHRRDCLCSQLLALDLPGHGRSDWRASGAGYFIMDYVADVLAVADALGWDRFVILGHSLGAGIATLLGGARPDRLLSALLIDGLGPVSMAPAKGPSLAASALAERARATPPSREMRDLEEASAVRAASRIRIDRDSARVLCGRGTRSTAQGSIAWRADPRLGRPSLGRLTEDTVLAFIRAMSVPTLLVEADEGVLHSLPEGRYAARLAAHPKLTHESLPGRHHLHMGSAAISVADRSDAFLRAHLPPGSR; encoded by the coding sequence GTGCAGCCCACTGAGCTTCGCCTAGCGACCCCGGGCCTTACCCTCGCCGCGCGTCTTTGGGCAGCGAAGACGCCCGCACAGGGCGCCGTGCCTATCCTCGCCGTGCACGGGTTTCAGGACAATGCGGCCAGCTTCGATCGCCTCGCGACCGCCTGGCTTCATCGTCGAGACTGCTTGTGCAGTCAACTGCTCGCCCTGGATCTGCCAGGGCATGGTAGGTCTGACTGGCGGGCGTCAGGCGCCGGCTACTTCATCATGGACTACGTGGCCGACGTGCTTGCTGTCGCAGACGCCCTCGGTTGGGACCGATTCGTGATCCTCGGCCATTCCCTGGGGGCGGGCATTGCGACCCTACTTGGTGGTGCGCGACCCGACCGGCTACTCAGCGCCTTGCTGATCGACGGACTGGGCCCCGTGTCTATGGCACCGGCGAAGGGGCCGTCGTTGGCGGCGAGCGCGCTGGCCGAGCGTGCGCGTGCGACACCGCCTTCGCGTGAGATGCGAGACCTTGAAGAGGCCTCAGCCGTGCGAGCTGCCTCTCGGATTCGGATCGATCGCGACTCGGCGCGTGTCCTATGTGGACGCGGAACGCGCTCCACCGCACAAGGATCGATTGCCTGGCGTGCCGATCCGCGCTTGGGGCGACCGTCGCTTGGCCGCCTTACCGAGGACACGGTCCTAGCCTTCATTCGTGCGATGAGCGTGCCGACGCTACTTGTGGAAGCCGATGAGGGCGTGTTGCACAGCCTGCCGGAGGGGCGCTACGCAGCGCGCCTTGCGGCCCATCCGAAGCTCACGCACGAGAGTCTTCCGGGCCGCCATCACCTGCACATGGGGTCAGCGGCGATTTCCGTCGCCGATCGGTCAGACGCGTTCCTGCGTGCCCATTTGCCGCCCGGCTCGCGGTAA
- a CDS encoding DUF2505 domain-containing protein — translation MEVSAVHPYSYPLDQVIAAFMSADFYRSKFTAVGARNIELIDEQRGEDSYVIITEREVPLEGVPGVLKSFLGAWNKIHQSERWERAGDEYFNELKITAAGVPVDLSGSMMLRPGEASGDTTCVNEVHMEVACAVPLVGGKLVEFVAENTQRGLADEHRVIGEYLAQNQSASP, via the coding sequence ATGGAAGTCAGTGCGGTCCATCCCTACTCCTATCCGCTAGATCAGGTGATTGCGGCATTCATGAGCGCCGACTTTTACCGCAGCAAGTTCACCGCCGTTGGTGCGCGCAATATCGAACTAATCGACGAGCAGCGCGGCGAGGACAGCTACGTGATCATCACCGAGCGCGAAGTGCCGCTTGAGGGCGTGCCGGGGGTGCTGAAGAGTTTCCTTGGCGCGTGGAACAAGATTCATCAGAGCGAGCGCTGGGAGCGGGCTGGTGATGAGTACTTCAACGAGCTGAAGATCACCGCCGCGGGTGTCCCCGTGGATCTGTCCGGCAGCATGATGCTGCGGCCAGGCGAGGCGAGCGGCGACACCACTTGCGTGAACGAGGTGCACATGGAGGTGGCCTGCGCCGTCCCGCTCGTCGGTGGCAAACTCGTGGAGTTCGTCGCCGAAAATACGCAGCGTGGCCTGGCCGACGAGCATCGGGTGATCGGCGAGTACCTGGCGCAGAACCAGTCCGCGTCCCCCTGA
- a CDS encoding BON domain-containing protein, translated as MAESRRLRAISRGIRPHLSQRADRAMRAAMGLHTRLLSALERKPGDLDDQQRLERNTIALASAGLLAMFCLWCSLRAVPVIERDVTAQVDRVLLRELANTWVQADVLGREVLLFGVAPSDLDQARIREAVGELAAVTRVHDHLVVAMAPGQLASARASRELNAGAAPGLPRSLSIVFDGSELRLVGEVGDAQTTTALVHDAERRFTAQAVSTELSLTPRTSTRWKQTAAAAVSTIALLDIANAELRRDRDGRASLTLTGVAADSTTLSAVRESLRQRVPAQLPIQVDLISIFRDGRADRSACNNALELVLDAGELLPDGDFTGLDRRSRLTLDQVRALVQSCGAGLVIAAPEVAPRGFATFADDLRAYLIEAGVDAQLVAVARVAGRRESVKLQLVFQPTEQEN; from the coding sequence ATGGCTGAATCGCGCCGCCTGCGCGCCATATCCCGGGGCATTCGACCGCATTTGAGCCAGCGGGCGGACCGGGCCATGCGCGCCGCAATGGGGCTGCATACTCGCCTGCTCAGCGCCCTCGAACGCAAGCCTGGCGACCTGGATGACCAGCAACGGCTCGAGCGCAACACGATCGCGCTCGCGAGCGCCGGACTGCTCGCGATGTTCTGCCTCTGGTGCAGCTTGCGTGCAGTACCGGTGATCGAGCGCGACGTGACTGCGCAGGTCGATCGCGTGCTGTTGCGAGAGCTGGCCAACACCTGGGTGCAGGCCGACGTGCTTGGGCGCGAGGTGCTGCTGTTTGGCGTCGCGCCCAGTGATCTCGACCAGGCGCGGATCCGGGAGGCGGTAGGTGAACTGGCCGCAGTGACCCGGGTGCACGATCATCTGGTAGTGGCCATGGCCCCTGGTCAACTCGCCTCGGCGCGGGCCTCGCGCGAGCTGAACGCCGGGGCGGCGCCGGGACTGCCGCGTAGCCTGTCGATCGTGTTCGATGGTTCGGAACTCCGCCTGGTGGGAGAGGTGGGTGATGCGCAGACTACCACGGCATTAGTGCACGACGCGGAGCGCCGCTTCACTGCGCAGGCCGTTAGCACGGAGCTGTCGCTCACGCCACGCACAAGCACGCGATGGAAGCAGACAGCGGCGGCGGCAGTCTCCACCATCGCCTTGCTCGACATAGCCAACGCGGAGCTTCGCCGGGACCGGGACGGGCGCGCTTCGCTCACGCTCACGGGGGTGGCTGCGGACAGCACCACGCTCAGCGCCGTGCGCGAGTCCCTGCGACAGCGTGTCCCCGCGCAGCTGCCAATACAGGTGGATCTGATCTCCATCTTTCGTGACGGCCGCGCGGACCGCAGCGCCTGCAACAATGCCCTCGAGTTAGTGCTCGATGCAGGCGAGTTGCTCCCGGATGGCGATTTCACCGGCCTCGACCGTCGCAGCCGCCTGACGCTAGACCAGGTCCGGGCACTCGTGCAAAGCTGCGGTGCAGGGCTAGTGATTGCTGCCCCCGAGGTCGCCCCAAGAGGCTTCGCCACCTTTGCGGACGACCTGCGCGCGTACCTCATCGAGGCTGGCGTCGATGCGCAGCTCGTGGCCGTCGCGCGCGTCGCGGGCCGGCGCGAGTCCGTGAAGCTGCAGCTCGTGTTCCAGCCGACCGAGCAGGAGAATTAG
- a CDS encoding cation:proton antiporter — protein MHDIGTYIVAVLTLAVAAQWVAWRIRVPSIILLAVAGLVAGPVTLSLNPHEVFGASLHPIVGLCVAIILFEGGLHLHIGDLRVAGPGVRRLVIRGVPLNWLFGTLAGHYVGGLSWPVATVFGAIMTVTGPTVILPMLRQAGLNRRTASYLKWEGIVNDPVGVMLAVLALQLFTQDGHGGVGGLALALGRSVLAGGLGVGLGYAVGKVFRAGGVPEYLKAPIMLMSVFVVYQIGNWLHEEAGLFGVTALGVVLGNMGLASIEDMRRFKEYIVVILVGVVFILLSANISRETLLAVDWRVLALVLTIMFVTRPAATMLATAGAGMKLSDRLFLSWIAPRGIVAAATAGLMAASLQAAGYAGAESMLALVFGVIFATVTLHGATVGWLARRLGLVSKEVGSLLIVGASPWSIELARKLQALGVRVVMADDSWRSLQRARMAELPVFFGEILSENAVDSVEIAHVSTVLAVTHNDMYNALVCTAMAPAIGRNNVFQLAMDREEEDPRHVARPLRGRVAFGAEVDFDRLWRLHARGWEFGSSRLSKTYDYEAFRRDLPEGGLELVVRKAQGTLSVSDGKQSTPGGEDDVIVYLAPAREKAKRGEAPREETSAPATDAPKN, from the coding sequence ATGCATGACATCGGAACCTACATCGTTGCTGTGCTGACCCTGGCCGTGGCGGCCCAATGGGTGGCGTGGCGCATTAGAGTGCCCTCGATCATTCTGCTGGCGGTGGCGGGCTTGGTGGCCGGGCCCGTGACGCTCAGTCTAAACCCGCACGAGGTGTTTGGAGCGTCGTTACACCCGATAGTGGGTTTGTGTGTGGCGATCATCCTGTTCGAAGGCGGGTTGCATCTACACATCGGCGACCTGCGGGTCGCCGGTCCGGGCGTGCGGCGCCTGGTGATCCGTGGAGTGCCGCTGAATTGGCTGTTCGGCACGCTGGCGGGGCACTACGTAGGCGGACTCTCCTGGCCTGTGGCCACCGTGTTCGGCGCCATCATGACCGTGACCGGGCCTACCGTGATCTTGCCCATGCTGCGCCAGGCGGGGCTAAATCGCCGCACCGCCTCGTATTTGAAGTGGGAGGGTATCGTCAACGATCCGGTGGGCGTGATGCTTGCCGTGCTCGCCTTGCAGCTGTTTACCCAAGACGGTCACGGTGGTGTGGGGGGCTTGGCGCTCGCGCTCGGTAGATCCGTGCTGGCCGGTGGTCTAGGCGTGGGCCTTGGCTACGCCGTAGGCAAAGTCTTCCGCGCGGGCGGCGTGCCCGAGTACCTCAAGGCGCCGATCATGCTCATGTCGGTCTTCGTGGTTTACCAAATTGGTAACTGGTTGCACGAGGAAGCCGGGCTGTTCGGCGTGACTGCCCTTGGTGTCGTGCTCGGCAACATGGGGCTCGCCAGCATCGAAGACATGCGACGATTCAAGGAGTACATCGTCGTCATTCTGGTCGGAGTGGTGTTCATACTGCTGAGCGCCAACATCTCGCGCGAGACCTTGTTGGCGGTCGACTGGCGGGTGCTCGCTTTGGTGCTGACGATTATGTTCGTCACCAGACCGGCGGCAACCATGCTGGCGACGGCGGGGGCGGGAATGAAGCTCAGCGATCGCCTGTTCCTTTCCTGGATCGCTCCCCGCGGAATCGTCGCCGCCGCTACTGCCGGCCTCATGGCTGCCAGCCTGCAGGCGGCGGGCTACGCAGGTGCTGAGTCCATGCTGGCGCTGGTGTTCGGCGTGATCTTCGCCACCGTCACCCTGCACGGTGCTACCGTCGGATGGCTGGCGCGTCGCTTAGGTTTGGTGTCGAAGGAGGTGGGTTCGCTGCTCATTGTCGGCGCCTCACCGTGGAGTATCGAACTGGCGAGAAAGCTACAGGCGCTCGGCGTGCGGGTGGTGATGGCGGACGATTCCTGGCGCAGCCTGCAGCGTGCGCGTATGGCTGAGCTGCCGGTTTTTTTCGGTGAGATTCTGTCGGAGAATGCCGTCGACTCCGTGGAAATCGCGCATGTGAGTACGGTGCTGGCGGTCACCCACAACGACATGTACAACGCGCTTGTGTGCACCGCGATGGCACCGGCGATCGGCCGCAACAACGTGTTCCAACTCGCCATGGATCGCGAGGAGGAGGACCCGCGACACGTGGCGCGCCCCCTGCGTGGTCGTGTGGCCTTCGGCGCTGAGGTCGATTTCGATCGCCTGTGGCGTTTGCACGCGAGAGGATGGGAGTTTGGATCTTCGCGCCTGAGCAAAACGTACGACTACGAGGCCTTCCGCCGCGACCTACCTGAGGGTGGGTTGGAGCTGGTCGTGCGCAAGGCTCAGGGCACCTTGTCCGTGAGTGATGGCAAGCAGAGCACGCCCGGCGGTGAGGACGACGTCATCGTGTACCTGGCGCCCGCACGCGAGAAGGCCAAGCGGGGCGAGGCACCGCGGGAGGAAACGTCGGCGCCGGCCACGGACGCGCCGAAGAACTAA
- a CDS encoding alpha/beta hydrolase, with protein MSSTTPERLSIEGPGGALQVLVEPPAPSSAQTDGVGVTVVCHPHPLHGGTMDNKVTYTLARTMNLLGRAAVRFNFRGVGESEGMHDDGHGEREDVLAVAGWAAARFPARPLWLAGFSFGACMAAAAADEVGAERLALVAPAADRYGMAQVSVSVPIVLAQGLADDVVSPEAALQWAHRQQGGVTVLEFEDVGHFFHGAQVSLRTRLLEALGAKEAP; from the coding sequence ATGTCATCCACAACACCTGAGCGCTTGTCTATCGAGGGCCCCGGCGGAGCGCTACAGGTCTTGGTGGAGCCGCCCGCCCCGTCCTCTGCGCAGACCGATGGTGTGGGCGTCACCGTGGTGTGTCACCCCCACCCGTTGCACGGGGGTACGATGGACAACAAAGTGACTTACACATTGGCACGCACGATGAATCTACTCGGGCGTGCCGCCGTGCGCTTCAACTTTCGCGGCGTAGGCGAGAGTGAGGGGATGCACGATGATGGGCACGGGGAACGGGAGGACGTGCTGGCCGTGGCCGGATGGGCGGCGGCGCGTTTTCCCGCACGCCCCCTATGGCTGGCTGGCTTCTCCTTCGGCGCCTGTATGGCAGCAGCGGCTGCGGACGAGGTCGGGGCGGAGCGCCTAGCGTTGGTCGCACCCGCGGCGGATCGATACGGCATGGCGCAGGTTAGCGTCTCGGTACCGATCGTGCTCGCACAGGGCCTGGCTGACGATGTGGTCAGCCCGGAGGCTGCCCTGCAGTGGGCGCACCGCCAGCAAGGTGGGGTGACCGTATTGGAGTTCGAAGATGTGGGGCACTTCTTTCACGGTGCCCAAGTCTCGCTTCGAACCCGCTTGCTCGAAGCGCTCGGCGCGAAGGAGGCACCATGA
- a CDS encoding TerB family tellurite resistance protein → MIQALKALLGLDQSTPSDSVRLSSEDLPLATATLLVEMTRADHQQTEGERATVEQALVSHFSLAADEARALLEEAERETARAISLYDYTAALNQALDDEQRVKVLELLWRVALADGHLDKYEEYLVRKVADLLYVPHASYIRAKLAVVDAQDE, encoded by the coding sequence ATGATTCAAGCGCTGAAGGCACTGCTCGGTCTGGACCAGAGCACGCCCAGCGACAGCGTTCGCCTAAGCAGCGAGGATCTGCCCCTCGCGACCGCGACATTGCTAGTGGAGATGACCCGCGCCGATCATCAACAGACCGAGGGCGAACGGGCGACGGTGGAGCAGGCCCTGGTGAGCCACTTCTCTCTGGCCGCAGATGAAGCGCGCGCGCTCCTGGAGGAGGCTGAGCGAGAGACCGCCCGCGCGATTTCTCTCTACGACTATACGGCGGCGCTGAATCAGGCGCTGGATGATGAGCAGCGCGTGAAGGTGTTGGAACTGCTGTGGCGAGTCGCGCTTGCCGACGGTCACCTGGACAAGTACGAGGAGTACCTGGTGCGCAAGGTGGCCGACCTACTCTACGTTCCCCACGCCAGCTACATTCGCGCCAAGCTAGCCGTGGTGGACGCTCAGGACGAGTAG